A region of the Brachyhypopomus gauderio isolate BG-103 chromosome 11, BGAUD_0.2, whole genome shotgun sequence genome:
ATTTACACATTTAAGTTCAGAGTGGAACTATCATTTGCAGAAGACACACCTTTTGATATGATTTAACCCTCCGATTCAGAAGGTTTTGGTGTGAGATGcctttctagagaaatctgacCACTGCATCATAATTCAGTGATATGAACTAGATGTGGTCATGTCTGCACTACAACAACAGCCATATTATCTAGTGCTAGCCAAAATTATCAGTGAACTTGCATGTAACttctaaatatttatatattttgctgTTAATGGTAAAACAGTTAAATTTTGAATTATATTTATTAGTTATTTTGGTAAACTTTTGCGTTAAAACTCCTGGCTTGTGCCGTCGTGTCTCGTGCGTTTTCGGGCGATGTTGTCGTCTGGTGTCCGCTACGCTCATGTGAGGATCCTTCAGATGAACTGTGACATTCACCACTGTGCCTTACTGGTTAATGGGGTGGTGGTCAGCTACTCTGTACCAGGTTGCAAAATGTTCTTTAAGTGTTTATTGGTTGCCAATGCCAGCACAGGCATGTGGAAATAAAACCTGCTGTTGGCGTTAGTCGAAAGGCTGAAGTTATAGGCTAGTGTCAACTAAAGCCCGTTTCCTCATGCACATTAATCTCAATTGAGAATTCGGTTTTGTAAGACAAGTAATCCATGAGTAAtagtttattctaaaacacaGTTTAGGCCAAAGCAGTAGGCCTATAGCAAAATTTTCACAAAATAGTTCACGTGTTGCGTGACATTGAGCAACATATTGCCAAGCATTGTTGAGTATTTGTTAAATGCTTCACACGTTTGGGTGCTGGTACTGTTAGGAACAGCTCAATGCTACATTTGTCTGGGCTCATTTCACACCAAAACACTCTGACTTTTTCATCTAAACCATAGAATGCAAATTTGGGATTCCCTTCCATACAAGGCAGGCTTTTGTATAGCACACAGTGGCAATTCAGTGCCTTTTACAAACAGAAATATTTGAATAACAAAGTTTATTACACCCCGAGATCTGTCACCTTCATAAAAATTACATGCGATATAAAaggaaaacaaataaaaccaaacaaaataaaatttgtgaaatgAAATATGACAAACCAGAGGTGATGCGGTGAGTGTTTTGGGCCCTGCAGGTTGGTACCCAGCCCCGCCCCTGGCAGAGGGGGTGGTAAACCCCGTACACACCACACCCAGTGAAGGGTCACTGTGCTCTGCAGAGACTCACGCCTCGGTGCACACACCCTCGTGGAGTGCCCATTTATTTTTGAACACTTCGTTGTCTCActgctttctctcactctttctgctGTCTTCTACTGTATAATTCAAAATGCAATGACATAATGGGATACAGTCAGTTTGCTGTGATTGTTTTGAAttttgtctgttattctttcttttttttccctttatttttcattttttagcttgtgtttttattgtacCCATGTATTTGTGTACCTGTATTGGAGAATCTGATTTTAATTTTCAGCATTTTGCTTGATGAAGCTGGACATATAAAGTTAACAGGTACGCACCGTTCTCTCGTCGCTGGTTGTCGTTTtgtgcacatacatacatgcatgcagatTGATCAGCGCCTCGCTGCATGCGAGTGACACTCGGACGAATCACGCCTGGACACGTTGTCGTGCTGGACCGCTCGCCTCTTTTTGGTGACCAACGCACCGTTTGCGCTTCTTTCAGACTTCGGACTCAGTAAAGAATCAGTAGACCAGGACAGGAAAGCGTACTCGTTCTGTGGCACGGTGGAGTACATGGCACCCGAGGTGGTGAACAGGAGAGGACACACTCAGAGTGCCGACTGGTGGTCCCTCGGCGTTCTGATGGTAGGAGTCTCAAACCCGTCACGCGTACGTCACTTTAATAAAAGCCCGCAcaaaattattaatttttttccaAGGCAAgtcagtttgttttttttgttttttctctctcctctcctttttctgctagTTTGAAATGCTGACAGGGACGCTACCGTTTCAAGGAAAAGATCGCAATGAGACCATGAATATGATCCTCAAGTGAGTGGCACAAGAATAATACTAAGAATCGTCAGATCAGCAGTGTGATATGATGAAGGAAATATTGCCCTTGCTACcaactgaatgaatgaatcagtGAAAGTTTAATTTTGCCTTTTATGCTTTTATTACAAAAACTCATAAGAGATTAAAACCAGTTACACAGTTTCGCCAAGTCAGTCAGTTGCAGCTTAAAGACTGTAATAGGTATTATAGGTATATTGGCACTTGtaatgattttttttacatgcaTTAACTGACTTGATTGATTTGATTGACTGTCCTTTTTTTGTAACTCTTATCTGTAACTTTTTGTTACTTTAATCAGAGCCAAGTTGGGGATGCCACAGTTTTTAAGCTTGGAGGCCCAGAGTCTGTTACGGATGCTCTTCAAAAGAAACCCAGCAAATCGTTTAGGTAAGTGGGCCGCGGTCTCTGCTGATTCCAGACCAGCGCCGGACGTCCAGCTCTGTGCTGTGCACTGCAGTGTCCTGTTTGTCTTGTCCAGGAGCGGGTCCAGACGGCGTGGAGGAGATCAAACGTCACGCCTTCTTCTCCACCATAGACTGGAACGTGAGTGTCTGCTGCTCAATCTTCTTGTCAGTAAATGTTTGTCCTCCACACACGGGAGACGCAGTGGGGCAGGACACACAATGGTGCACGCGTCCCGGGGTGCACGCGTCCGGGGTTCACGTGTATCACGTGTAGGTGCCTTTAAATTTGCCCGAGATTCTTGGCAAATGTTTGAAATTCTGTGTTCTTCTCAGAAGTAGGTCGCAGAATTTATGTCGCAGATTAATATAACGGTTAATTTATGTATATTCTTTCACCTCCACTCCTTTCGTGAAAGGGACATTTCAAAATCGTGGTCATAACATGCTATTATTTCAGCTACAATTAGCTAGGCTTTCATCGTTATTCTCacactctttgtgtgtgtgtgtgtgtgtgtgtgtgtgtgtgtgtgtgtgtgtgtgtgtggacacactCTCATGTGTCCATATGTGTGCGGCAGCCCGGTAGGCAGAAGGCCAGCTCTGACTGTGTTGCGTTAATGGCCACAGCGAGGAGTGTTTAGGAGCCAGCGCTACTCGATTGACCGTGAAGAGGCAGGAAGGGCACTCCCGGAGAGAGTAACCCGCCAATCTGCCCCTGCCCCACagcgccccccccctcccccacccgtcGGCCCATTCTTCTCGTGAGGCTGCCCTGACTCGGTCTGAGCAGGTGTGGGCAGGCCCCACCACCCACAAAGCTCACTCTGTCCCTGCTGTGCGGCGTACCGATAGGGGAAGACACAACGTCctcgggagggagggagagagagagagggtgactCAAACAGCAGCTTTTTTGATCTTATCTGTTTGCACCTCTGTTGCATACAGAAATTGTACCGGCGAGAGCTCCAGCCTCCGTTCAAACCAGCGGCAGGAAAACCAGACGACACATTCTGCTTTGACCCCGAGTTCACGGCCAAAACCCCGAAGGGTACGTGCTCCACCGTCGGCTCACCTTCTTTTCCTCCGCCGACACCAGGCGGATGTTGTCCAACCtttccccccctccacccactccacagaCTCTCCAGGCATTCCTCCGAGCGCCAACGCCCACCAGCTCTTCAAAGGCTTCAGCTTTGTAGCGCCGGCCTCCCTGGAGGAGAGCAAGAGCTCCCCTCTGGTCAACATCCTCCCCATCGTGCAGGTGAGCCCAGCGAGACACGCCGACACGCACGAGAGGGCTCGGATCAGAAGATCCAGCAAGTTCTCACTGCTAAGACAGGAGTCAGGAATGAACGATGACGTACATTTAGAGAGCAAGACTAAGTGCATTTGTTAGTAATCATTAAAAGTGCTTTATGGGCCTTTGAAGCTTTTTGCTTTTCGTGCCGCTAGCGGAGGCCCACTCCACCACCCGagcacagaacagtgtgtgtgagtatgtgtaatGGGCAGAGGTTGTAAAACTGGTATTTAGATTTTGGCCTCGACCCAGCCCAACTTCTAACGGataaatatttgtgtgtgcatcaTTTTAATTTCTCTCATCTCGAGGAGATTACCGAGGCGCGTAATCTGAATGGGCGTGTATTCCTGCAGTCGCCGTAGAGATAATCTGAGCTGTTAGGTACACGTCTGTCTCAGTTAAGTAGTTCAGCCCATACAGACCTTAGTAATGTTTCAgcccttgaaagtttgtgattTTGAGTTCACTACCAATGACTTAAGTGTGGCCTGAGCCACATTATCTGTTCAGTACTCATGACTTAAGTGTGGCCTGAGCCACATTATCTGTTCAGTACTCATGACTTAAGTGTGGCCTGAGCCACATTATCTGTTCAGTACTCATGACTTAAGTGTGGCCTGAGCCACATTATCTCACTTCAGCACAGCTGAGTTTCCGTGTCTGCTCGTCACTCAGAGTTCACGTTTCCCACATTAACCTCCTGCTGTTTGCTTCCTTTGAGCAGATGTCCATAATAACATTACCATGGCGACTGTGTTGTTTGGTAAAGGCGTGAGATCAAAACCTCCCACACTTTGATCTGCGCGGTGTTGTCGGTGGAGGTCTCGCTGGCGTAGCCGCCTGTGTCCCACTGTTCCTACCTGAAGAAACAGCGTTCAGCTGTAGAGCAACTGGTTCCACCGTACACCTTATGAGGCAGTAAAAATTTTAGAGAGAAGAATTGAATAAACTCTGTGCCGTGTCCGATAGTAGTTATGGATATTTAGTCATGTcagtataatttttttttttggcatacTGTGAGCGTTCGTCCTTCTTGAATCTCGGACCACTTGCATGTGCCATAAATTCAGTTATAGGAAGTTTCTGTTTAAAATGAGAGCAGCATGGTAACAACTGACTGGATCAGTCCAGTGATGTTGAAACACATCTTCTGTTCTGTTGACTCCTTCCTCCTGTGTAAACACTGACCTGTGCTCATAGCTCCGTTCATTTTATTAGCAAAAAACCCATAAGATcctgagggggggtgggggtcaaACGTGTCGTGATGGTGTCCGTGCCCACGTGTCCCGTCTTTGGCCACAGATGGCCGGCGGCGCTCAGTTCTCCGACGTGTACGAGCTGAAGGAGGACATCGGCGTGGGCTCCTACTCCATATGCAAGCGCTGCGTCCACCGGGTCACCACCATGGAGTTTGCGGTCAAGGTGAGAGGCGCCGCGCTGAAGCAGAGAGCCTTTCTAAGGAGGAGTGGGAGGTCTGGGCATTTGCCTGTTGTAACCAGTAGAGGGCAGTGAAATCCCAGCAAATGTTGGAAACAGTTTGCAGTTCGTGAACTCTGTCGGGTGGTTCCACATTcgtttatttatataatttatattaatcgtaataaaaaaagaaatatgtATACGATTCATTTAAAGTGATCCCAGTTGTGATTTAATGTTTCCCTGTTGGAGTAGTATTCAGTTTTATACAGTTGgacattttaaatataaatgaaGGGGCCACCTGAGACAGGTTAAATTTgaagttttattattattattatttattaaggaTTGAAGTTTTCGTTAGCCTTGATCTTGCCATTTCATACAGTTTTACTCTGTGAAATACTTAATGTCATTAAACTCTGCTGTTCTGGGTGGGTGCTGTAAGTTTTTAGGTGTGGGTCGTGGTGCTGATGTCTGTGTGGTCCTGATCTTTCTCATTTAGATCATCGACAAAAGCAAGCGAGATCCATCCGAGGAGATCGAGATCCTCATGCGGTACGGCCAGCATCCCAACATCATCACGCTGAAAGACGTGAGTGCCTGGCCCTGCTGCCCTACTCGTAGCCACGCCCCATGGCCCTGCTGCCCTACTCGTAGCCACGCCCCATGGCCCTGCTGCCCTACTCGTAGCCACGCCCCATGGCCCTGCTGCCCTACTCGTAGCCACGCCCCATGGCCCTGCTGCCCTACTCGTAGCCACGCCCCATGGCCCTGCTGCCCTACTCGTAGCCACGCCCCATGGCCCTGCTGCCCTACTCGTAGCCACGCCCCATGGCCCTGCTGCCCTACTCGTAGCCACGGCCCATGGCCCTGCTGCCCTACTCGTAGCCACGCCCCATGGCCCTGCTGCCCTACTCGTAGCCACGCCCCATGGCCCTGCTGCTCTTCTCGTAGCCACGCCCCATGGCCCTGCTGCCCTACTCGTAGCCACGCCCCATGGCCCTGCTGCCCTACTCGTAGCCACGCCCCATGGCCCTGCTGCCCTACTCGTAGCCACGCCCCATGGCCCTGCTGCCCTACTCGTAGCCACGCCCCATGGCCCTGCTGCACTACTCGTAGCCACGCCCCATGGCCCTGCTGCCCTACTCGTAGCCACGCCCCATGGCCCTGCTGCCCTTCTCGTAGCCACGCCCCATGGCCCTGCTGCCCTACTCGTAGCCACGCCCCCTAGCCCTGCTGCCCTACTCGTAGCCACGCCCCATGGCCCTGCTGCCCTACTCGTAGCCACGCCCCATGGCCCTGCTGCCCTACTCGTAGCCACGCCCCATGGCCCTGCTGCCCTACTCGTAGCCACGCCTCTGCGTGTCTCCTGGCTGTGAGCATGTGAGAGCTCCCTGCtaggacacacccactcactctgtgtgtgtgtgtgtgtgtgtgtgtgtgtgtgtgtgtgtgtgtgtgtgtgtgtgtgtgtgtgtgtgtgtgcatgcgtgctcGATCCAGGTGTACGACGAGGGCCGGTTTGTGTACCTGGTGACTGAGTTGATGAAGGGCGGCGAGCTGCTGGATAAGATCCTGCGTCAGAAGTTCTTCTCGGAGCGGGAGGCCAGCGCGGTGCTGTACACCATCACCAAAACGGTGGACTACCTGCACTGCCAAGGGGTGAGCCAGCCGGGCCCTGCGCCCTGTCCTCGCGCACGAGGAACTTCCCAGCTCGAAAGAGACAACGCATCAAATTTAGGTCAGGGCACCGTACAGATGCGCACCAAAACGCAACAGGGATTTATCTGACCCTGCGTGGTTTAAGCCGTGAACCTGGTGCTCCGTTTCTTTGACTGCTCTCTGCAGTGGTGGTCAGGGCTCGTGTTCAGCACCTGCAGGATCCAGGTGTTGTCTCTGCTCACCACCATGGGCACAGACTGCCCGTCTGATTAATGAGTTTACTTCACTGTTTCTAAATCTGTAAACAAAGTTGGTACCTTTCAAACCTCAAGCAGATGTTTCAGAAGTTGTTACACTCATGTTCATGCTGTATATTTAGCAGACATAAGATAGCTACTGTAGGGGTGAAATTCAGGCCCGGCCTCCCCTCGCTATGTTGCCTTTCAAGCTCTCTCTTCACGTGCAGGTGGTCCACAGAGACCTGAAGCCCAGCAACATCCTCTACATGGACGACTCGGGCAACCCGGACTCCATCCGAATCTGCGACTTTGGCTTCGCCAAGCAGCTGAGGGGCGACAACGGCCTGCTGCTCACGCCGTGTTACACCGCCAACTTTGTGGCGCCTGAGGTGAGGCTCCCCTCGGCTCCCCAGACCTCCCGTCAGCTCCCAAGACCTCCCTTTTGGCTCCCTGGACCTCCCCCAGACCTCCTCCGAATGCACCTCATACAcctcatacccccccccccccccttcttgtCTAGAAGTAGGTCAGGTGGCCATGGTTCAGTCACAGTGGGTCTGTCCGTCTAGGGCTTAAGTTTGTATATGAGGCAAACTCAAATACATACAAGATCTCATGTCATCAAGAGGTCATGTCATAACATTTGGAGACATTTTGCCATCCTtggtaacgtgtgtgtgtgtgtaggttttgaTGCGGCAGGGTTATGACGCGGCCTGTGACATCTGGAGCCTGGGGGTTCTTCTCTACACCATGTTGGCAGGGTGAGCGTAAACCTGCTCCCACACAGAGAACGCAGATCTTCAGAAGACACCTGTGAACGGGTTCAAACAGCATACATTCATGACCACTCCAACGAGTTCAGGTTCCCTCGCAACCTGTTTAACTTGAGTACATCTGAAGAAGCGCGCTTATTCCTACACGTAGCAGAGACACTGGGGCACACAAGCCCACTTGTGCGTGTGCTTGAATATCGCAGTGCGATTTGGTCTTGCTGAACAGCCAGCCATCTGAAGACGAGGGCCTTGATATCCCCCGTGTGCTGAAGACGAGGTTAccaaacctgcttcaatacattgttactgttaaaaatgcactttcaataaagtgagtattggaaaaattaattttgctgctgaatgtaactactaaagtaacttgtaatgtaacgtagttacttttaaaatcaagtaatcagtaacgtaactaagttacttttgaaaggagtaatcagtaatcggattactttttcaaggtaacttggCCATCACTGGTGACAACACTTAATTCC
Encoded here:
- the rps6kal gene encoding ribosomal protein S6 kinase alpha-6 isoform X1, encoding MMPFAQPQDSWHKMEVHSVSSEVNGLQIMDEPMEEGEAFTHCDEGVYKEIPITHHVKEGCEKADPSQFELLKVLGQGSFGKVFLVRKMIGPDGGQLYAMKVLKKASLKVRDRVRTKMERDILVEVNHPFIVKLHYAFQTEGKLYLILDFLRGGDVFTRLSKEVMFTEEDVKFYLAELALALDHLHNLGIVYRDLKPENILLDEAGHIKLTDFGLSKESVDQDRKAYSFCGTVEYMAPEVVNRRGHTQSADWWSLGVLMFEMLTGTLPFQGKDRNETMNMILKAKLGMPQFLSLEAQSLLRMLFKRNPANRLGAGPDGVEEIKRHAFFSTIDWNKLYRRELQPPFKPAAGKPDDTFCFDPEFTAKTPKDSPGIPPSANAHQLFKGFSFVAPASLEESKSSPLVNILPIVQMAGGAQFSDVYELKEDIGVGSYSICKRCVHRVTTMEFAVKIIDKSKRDPSEEIEILMRYGQHPNIITLKDVYDEGRFVYLVTELMKGGELLDKILRQKFFSEREASAVLYTITKTVDYLHCQGVVHRDLKPSNILYMDDSGNPDSIRICDFGFAKQLRGDNGLLLTPCYTANFVAPEVLMRQGYDAACDIWSLGVLLYTMLAGYTPFANGPNDTPEEILLRIGSGKFSLSGGNWDTVSESSKDLLSHMLHVDPHQRYSAEQVLKHSWIACRDQLPHFQLTRHDAPHLVKGAMAATYSALNHKTCQPVLEPVAASSLAQRRSMKKLTSADMA
- the rps6kal gene encoding ribosomal protein S6 kinase alpha-6 isoform X2 is translated as MYLSFIEHSSVSSEVNGLQIMDEPMEEGEAFTHCDEGVYKEIPITHHVKEGCEKADPSQFELLKVLGQGSFGKVFLVRKMIGPDGGQLYAMKVLKKASLKVRDRVRTKMERDILVEVNHPFIVKLHYAFQTEGKLYLILDFLRGGDVFTRLSKEVMFTEEDVKFYLAELALALDHLHNLGIVYRDLKPENILLDEAGHIKLTDFGLSKESVDQDRKAYSFCGTVEYMAPEVVNRRGHTQSADWWSLGVLMFEMLTGTLPFQGKDRNETMNMILKAKLGMPQFLSLEAQSLLRMLFKRNPANRLGAGPDGVEEIKRHAFFSTIDWNKLYRRELQPPFKPAAGKPDDTFCFDPEFTAKTPKDSPGIPPSANAHQLFKGFSFVAPASLEESKSSPLVNILPIVQMAGGAQFSDVYELKEDIGVGSYSICKRCVHRVTTMEFAVKIIDKSKRDPSEEIEILMRYGQHPNIITLKDVYDEGRFVYLVTELMKGGELLDKILRQKFFSEREASAVLYTITKTVDYLHCQGVVHRDLKPSNILYMDDSGNPDSIRICDFGFAKQLRGDNGLLLTPCYTANFVAPEVLMRQGYDAACDIWSLGVLLYTMLAGYTPFANGPNDTPEEILLRIGSGKFSLSGGNWDTVSESSKDLLSHMLHVDPHQRYSAEQVLKHSWIACRDQLPHFQLTRHDAPHLVKGAMAATYSALNHKTCQPVLEPVAASSLAQRRSMKKLTSADMA
- the rps6kal gene encoding ribosomal protein S6 kinase alpha-6 isoform X3, with translation MDEPMEEGEAFTHCDEGVYKEIPITHHVKEGCEKADPSQFELLKVLGQGSFGKVFLVRKMIGPDGGQLYAMKVLKKASLKVRDRVRTKMERDILVEVNHPFIVKLHYAFQTEGKLYLILDFLRGGDVFTRLSKEVMFTEEDVKFYLAELALALDHLHNLGIVYRDLKPENILLDEAGHIKLTDFGLSKESVDQDRKAYSFCGTVEYMAPEVVNRRGHTQSADWWSLGVLMFEMLTGTLPFQGKDRNETMNMILKAKLGMPQFLSLEAQSLLRMLFKRNPANRLGAGPDGVEEIKRHAFFSTIDWNKLYRRELQPPFKPAAGKPDDTFCFDPEFTAKTPKDSPGIPPSANAHQLFKGFSFVAPASLEESKSSPLVNILPIVQMAGGAQFSDVYELKEDIGVGSYSICKRCVHRVTTMEFAVKIIDKSKRDPSEEIEILMRYGQHPNIITLKDVYDEGRFVYLVTELMKGGELLDKILRQKFFSEREASAVLYTITKTVDYLHCQGVVHRDLKPSNILYMDDSGNPDSIRICDFGFAKQLRGDNGLLLTPCYTANFVAPEVLMRQGYDAACDIWSLGVLLYTMLAGYTPFANGPNDTPEEILLRIGSGKFSLSGGNWDTVSESSKDLLSHMLHVDPHQRYSAEQVLKHSWIACRDQLPHFQLTRHDAPHLVKGAMAATYSALNHKTCQPVLEPVAASSLAQRRSMKKLTSADMA
- the rps6kal gene encoding ribosomal protein S6 kinase alpha-6 isoform X4, with translation MFTEEDVKFYLAELALALDHLHNLGIVYRDLKPENILLDEAGHIKLTDFGLSKESVDQDRKAYSFCGTVEYMAPEVVNRRGHTQSADWWSLGVLMFEMLTGTLPFQGKDRNETMNMILKAKLGMPQFLSLEAQSLLRMLFKRNPANRLGAGPDGVEEIKRHAFFSTIDWNKLYRRELQPPFKPAAGKPDDTFCFDPEFTAKTPKDSPGIPPSANAHQLFKGFSFVAPASLEESKSSPLVNILPIVQMAGGAQFSDVYELKEDIGVGSYSICKRCVHRVTTMEFAVKIIDKSKRDPSEEIEILMRYGQHPNIITLKDVYDEGRFVYLVTELMKGGELLDKILRQKFFSEREASAVLYTITKTVDYLHCQGVVHRDLKPSNILYMDDSGNPDSIRICDFGFAKQLRGDNGLLLTPCYTANFVAPEVLMRQGYDAACDIWSLGVLLYTMLAGYTPFANGPNDTPEEILLRIGSGKFSLSGGNWDTVSESSKDLLSHMLHVDPHQRYSAEQVLKHSWIACRDQLPHFQLTRHDAPHLVKGAMAATYSALNHKTCQPVLEPVAASSLAQRRSMKKLTSADMA